A window of Ipomoea triloba cultivar NCNSP0323 chromosome 2, ASM357664v1 contains these coding sequences:
- the LOC116007112 gene encoding activating signal cointegrator 1: MASSGAWLEKELLELCKRIDTGLDLDSEIISGLVSYCELASPLDAKEYLDNIIGQESGKGVIEEYLKRRGHSNLYQNTRDASTSQLHAYVKPPSNDSFAAGAKKPVKVRKDDKVHVKQESQTKAETSDSQNKQKQSQSNSKKKKSGKVLSLAEAAKGSIVFQQGKPCSCQARRHRLISNCLSCGKIVCEQEGEGPCNFCGSLVLKEGSSYAGLDGALPISDAEAAAEAFAKRLVDYDRNAAARTTVIDDQSDYYEIEGNSWLSMEEKELLRKKREEIEEIERAKRSKVVVTFDLVGRKVLLNQDEVSGELHNGILLRPSEEEEKEKDNARFKPSPNLKIQPIFLDPGPRRTPKEDTNKVLKNGLCLEITGRVQHDANELARGKQERSSNAKSWHEPSVNKRSPHIADDNECSLDYN, from the exons atggcaTCATCTGGAGCGTGGCTGGAGAAGGAGCTACTGGAGTTATGCAAGAGAATCGATACGGGTCTGGATTTGGATAGCGAAATCATATCGGGTCTAGTATCTTACTGCGAGCTTGCTTCACCCCTCGATGCGAAAGAATATCTTGAT AATATCATTGGGCAAGAATCTGGAAAAGGAGTAATAGAGGAGTACTTGAAGAGGAGGGGTCATTCGAACTTATATCAGAACACTCGAGATGCTTCTACATCCCAATTGCATGCATATGTAAAGCCACCTTCCAATGATAGTTTTGCTGCTGGAGCTAAGAAGCCTGTGAAAGTACGAAAAGATGATAAGGTCCATGTTAAGCAGGAAAGCCAAACCAAAGCTGAGACGTCAGATTCACAAAACAAGCAAAAACAGAGTCAAAGCAATTCCAAAAAGAAGAAGTCTGGAAAAGTTCTTTCTCTTGCCGAGGCTGCAAAAGGATCCATTGTATTTCAGCAAGGGAAGCCATGTTCATGCCAGGCCCGTAGGCACAGGCTTATTAGCAATTGTTTATCTTGTGGGAAGATAGTCTGTGAACAGGAAGGTGAGGGGCCGTGCAATTTTTGCGGGTCTCTTGTTCTCAAAGAAGGAAGCTCCTATGCTGGTCTGGATGGTGCACTTCCAATTTCAGATGCTGAGGCAGCAGCTGAAGCCTTTGCAAAGAGGCTTGTTGATTACGACCGCAACGCTGCAGCACGTACTACAGTAATAGACGACCAAAGTGATTACTATGAGATTGAAGGGAATAGCTGGTTGTCAATGGAG GAAAAGGAACTCTTAAGAAAGAAGAGGGAGGAGATAGAAGAGATTGAACGTGCCAAACGCAGTAAAGTTGTCGTGACATTTGACCTTGTTGGACGCAAG GTGCTTTTAAATCAAGATGAGGTCTCGGGCGAGTTACATAATGGGATTCTACTTCGGCCATCTgaggaagaggaaaaggaaaaggacaaTGCACGCTTTAAGCCAAGCCCAAATCTCAAGATACAACCGATCTTCCTTGATCCTGGCCCGAGGAGAACTCCCAAGGAGGACACGAACAAAGTTTTGAAGAATGGGTTGTGCTTGGAGATTACCGGAAGAGTGCAACATGATGCCAATGAACTCGCACGTGGCAAACAAGAAAGGTCTTCAAATGCCAAGTCTTGGCATGAACCCTCTGTTAACAAAAGATCCCCCCATATTGCAGATGACAATGAATGCTCCTTAGAttacaactaa
- the LOC116007098 gene encoding putative pentatricopeptide repeat-containing protein At1g74580 has translation MSLAVLPKHVAAVIRCQKNPLKALEMFNAVKKDDGFKHNLFTYKCMIEKLGCHGEFEAMEHLVEEMRKISDNGLLEGVYISVIKSYGKKGRIQEAVDVFERMDFYSCEPSVQSYNAIMNILVEYGYFNQAHKVYMRMRDKGITPDVYTFTIRMKSFCRTNRPHVALRLLHNMLSQGCVFNAVAYCTVIGGFYDVNCQVEANELFEEMLGIGIIPNVTTFNKLIHTLCKKGDVQESGRLLNKVFKRGVFPNLFTFNIFIQGLCRNGKLDEAVKMLDSAERGGFTPDVVTYNTIICGLCKSLKVVEAESFLFKMVNSGFKPDAFAYNTIIDGYCKLGMIQNADKVLNYAAYKGFVPDQFTYISLIYGSCENGDTDRAISLFHEATSKGIKPNVILYNTLIKGLSRHGLILEAFQFMNEMPEKGCNPDTWTYNTIINGLCKMGCVSDATDVMNIAMNKGILPDIFTFNTLIDGYCKLSKLADAIEILNTMWEHGIAPDVITYNTVLNGLCKASSSDEVMEMFKVMVEKGCDPNIITYNILMESLCRSRKFTRAFDLLEEIESKGLSPDVVIFGTLINGFCENGDLDGGYKLFRRMERQYKLSQTTATYNIMINAFSEKLEMDMTELLFSEMSKTGCVPNNYTYRCMIDGFCKKGDCDSSYRFLLDNIEKELLPSLPTFGQVINCLCMKHRLREAVSTIRLMVHKGIVPDAVHTIFEADKKNVAAPKIVLEDLLKNNHINYYAYELLYDAIRDKKLMKPRHKRSKFAAANDELLDYRERVHL, from the coding sequence ATGAGTCTTGCTGTGCTTCCTAAACATGTGGCAGCTGTCATAAGATGCCAAAAGAACCCATTGAAAGCATTGGAAATGTTCAATGCTGTGAAAAAGGATGATGGGTTTAagcataacttgtttacttacAAATGCATGATTGAAAAGCTCGGTTGCCATGGGGAGTTTGAGGCTATGGAACACTTGGTTGAGGAAATGAGGAAAATTTCTGATAATGGATTGTTGGAGGGTGTGTATATTAGTGTTATTAAAAGTTATGGGAAGAAAGGTAGGATTCAAGAGGCGGTTGATGTGTTCGAGAGGATGGATTTCTATAGTTGTGAGCCATCTGTGCAGTCATATAATGCTATTATGAATATATTGGTTGAATATGGGTATTTTAACCAAGCACATAAAGTTTATATGAGGATGAGAGACAAGGGGATCACTCCTGATGTGTATACTTTTACCATTAGGATGAAGTCGTTTTGTCGCACAAATAGGCCTCATGTTGCTTTGAGGCTTCTGCATAATATGTTGTCCCAAGGATGTGTATTCAATGCAGTTGCGTATTGTACTGTAATAGGTGGGTTTTATGATGTGAATTGCCAAGTCGAAGCAAATGAACTATTTGAGGAGATGCTTGGAATTGGAATAATTCCTAATGTTACTACATTTAATAAGCTTATACATACCCTTTGTAAGAAGGGGGATGTCCAAGAAAGTGGAAGACTTCTTAATAAGGTATTTAAAAGAGGAGTTTTCCCAAATTTGTTTACGTTTAATATCTTTATTCAAGGCCTTTGTAGAAATGGAAAACTAGACGAGGCTGTGAAGATGTTAGACAGTGCAGAAAGGGGAGGTTTTACTCCTGATGTTGTTACTTATAATACAATCATTTGTGGCTTATGTAAGAGCTTAAAGGTTGTGGAGGCTGAatcttttttgtttaaaatggtGAACAGTGGGTTTAAGCCTGATGCTTTCGCATACAACACAATAATCGATGGATATTGCAAACTTGGAATGATACAGAATGCAGATAAAGTTCTTAATTATGCGGCCTACAAAGGTTTTGTGCCTGACCAGTTCACATACATTTCCCTAATATATGGGTCATGTGAAAATGGAGACACAGACAGGGCCATAAGCTTATTTCATGAAGCAACTAGCAAAGGTATCAAGCCTAATGTAATTCTCTATAACACATTAATCAAGGGGCTTTCTCGGCATGGGCTTATTTTGGAAGCTTTCCAGTTCATGAATGAGATGCCAGAAAAAGGATGCAACCCAGATACGTGGACATATAACACAATCATAAATGGATTGTGTAAAATGGGCTGTGTATCTGATGCCACCGATGTCATGAATATCGCGATGAACAAGGGGATTCTTCCTGACATTTTCACCTTTAACACTCTGATTGATGGTTACTGCAAGctgtcaaaattggctgatgcAATTGAGATTTTAAACACCATGTGGGAACATGGTATTGCTCCAGATgttataacatataatacagTGTTAAATGGCCTCTGCAAGGCCTCGAGTTCTGATGAAGTTATGGAAATGTTTAAAGTGATGGTGGAAAAGGGGTGTGATCCAAACATTATCACTTATAATATACTTATGGAGAGCTTGTGCAGATCTAGAAAATTCACAAGAGCTTTTGATTTGCTTGAGGAAATCGAAAGCAAGGGTCTGTCTCCAGATGTTGTGATTTTTGGCACATTGATTAATGGGTTTTGTGAAAATGGGGATTTGGATGGGGGCTATAAGTTGTTCCGAAGAATGGAGAGGCAATATAAACTATCTCAGACAACTGCGACTTACAATATTATGATAAATGCTTTTTCTGAGAAGTTAGAAATGGACATGACTGAATTGCTATTTTCTGAGATGAGTAAAACTGGTTGTGTCCCTAACAACTATACCTACCGTTGTATGATAGATGGTTTTTGCAAGAAAGGAGACTGCGATTCTAGTTACCGCTTCCTCCTTGACAACATCGAAAAGGAGTTGCTGCCGTCACTACCAACATTTGGGCAAGTGATCAATTGCTTATGCATGAAGCATAGACTACGGGAGGCAGTTAGTACCATTCGCCTTATGGTGCACAAAGGTATTGTTCCCGATGCTGTGCATACAATTTTTGAAGCTGATAAAAAGAATGTCGCAGCACCCAAGATTGTTCTTGAAGATTTGTTGAAGAATAACCATATCAATTATTATGCATATGAACTCTTATATGATGCCATTAGAGATAAGAAGCTTATGAAACCGAGGCATAAGAGGAGTAAATTTGCTGCAGCAAATGATGAACTATTGGATTATAGGGAGAGAGTGCACCTATGA
- the LOC116008331 gene encoding 60S ribosomal protein L34, with protein MVQRLTYRKRHSYATKSNQHRVVKTPGGKLVYQSTKKRASGPKCPVTGKRIQGIPHLRPAEYKRSRLPRNRRTVNRAYGGVLSGGAVRERIVRAFLVEEQKIVKKVLKIQKAKEKQAARS; from the exons ATGGTGCAGCGGCTCACTTACCGGAAACGCCATAGCTATGCCACTAAGTCAAACCAGCATCGCGTAGTCAAAACCCCTG GTGGGAAGCTGGTTTATCAAAGCACCAAGAAGAGGGCTAGCGGGCCTAAGTGTCCTGTCACCGGAAAGAGAATTCAAGGg ATTCCTCACTTGAGACCTGCTGAGTACAAGAGGTCCAGATTACCTAGAAACAGGAGGACTGTCAACCGTGCCTATGGGGGTGTATTGTCTGGAGGAGCTGTCAGAGAGAG GATTGTCCGAGCCTTCTTGGTAGAGGAGCAGAAAATTGTTAAGAAGGTTTTGAAGATCCAGAAAGCTAAAGAAAAACAGGCTGCCAGGAGTTAG
- the LOC116011267 gene encoding uncharacterized protein LOC116011267 translates to MASYAVFHLPSSSLTIASKTHRSLRAQNFHAYKPLRIEASTSLDYSNTSISNKPHASSKNSTWQWKYKENSVNIYYEAHEKEEKDESSKNILMIPTISDVSTVEEWRSVAKDIVGRDGAAGYRATIVDWPGLGYSDRPKLDYNADVMEKFLVDFINAPDGPVSNSGNDLVVIGGGHAATLAVRAAKKGLVKPVAIAAIAPTWAGPLPIVFGRDSNMETRYGLLRGTLRAPAVGWMMYNVLVSNEKSIESQYKSHVYANPDNVTSSIIESRYALTTRKGARYVPAAFLTGLLDPVKSREEFVQLFAGLQGGTPILVISTSGSPKRSKAEMEALREAEGVSKYVEVPGALLPQEEYPEKVAEELYRFLQEYLS, encoded by the exons ATGGCTTCCTATGCTGTATTTCACCTACCATCATCTTCCTTAACTATAGCCTCTAAAACCCACCGATCATTGCGTGCTCAAAACTTCCATGCCTACAAGCCCCTTAGAATCGAGGCCTCTACTTCTCTCGACTACTCAAACACCTCCATCTCCAATAAACCGCACGCATCTTCTAag AATAGTACTTGGCAATGGAAGTATAAGGAGAACTCcgtgaatatatattatgaggCGCATGAAAAGGAAGAGAAAGATGAGTCTTCCAAGAATATTCTGATGATACCAACTATTTCTGATGTTAGCACTGTGGAGGAATGGAGGTCAGTCGCCAAAGACATTGTAGGGCGAGATGGGGCAGCTGGTTACAGGGCTACCATTGTGGATTGGCCAGGTTTGGGATACTCTGATAGGCCTAAGCTGGATTACAATGCTGATGTTATGGAGAAATTTTTGGTTGACTTCATCAATGCACCTGATGGTCCTGTAAGCAACTCAG GTAATGACTTGGTGGTCATTGGAGGAGGGCATGCTGCAACTCTAGCAGTTCGTGCTGCAAAGAAGGGTTTAGTGAAGCCAGTTGCCATTGCTGCTATTGCACCAACCTGGGCTGGTCCACTTCCTATTGTTTTTGGTAGAGATTCTAATATGGAGACAAG GTATGGTCTTCTTAGAGGAACTTTACGGGCTCCTGCTGTTGGTTGGATGATGTACAATGTACTTGTTAGCAATGAGAAATCAATTGAGTCACAGTACAAATCCCATGTTTACGCAAATCCAGATAATGTCACCTCAAGTATTATTGAGAGCCGATATGCACTTACAACGCGGAAAGGTGCTCGATATGTGCCTGCAGCTTTTTTGACTGGTTTACTTGACCCAGTAAAGTCCAGAGAGGAATTTGTTCAGCTTTTTGCGGGATTGCAAGGAGGGACACCTATTCTAGTTATTTCAACTTCAGGCTCACCAAAGAGATCAAAAGCTGAGATGGAAGCCCTTCGGGAAGCCGAAGGTGTGAGCAAATATGTTGAAGTGCCAGGTGCTCTTCTTCCCCAAGAAGAGTATCCTGAGAAAGTTGCTGAAGAGCTTTACAGGTTTTTACAAGAGTATTTGAGCTAA